The DNA sequence acctccaaaattagcatttggacctcttcattttttcaagtgatagttgactttgtcaactcatgtcaaattaccaataaagacacaaaagaggagaaagaaaaaaaaaattcttcttacCTCTACGAACAACAGTAGTCTTCAACTTAAAGAAATTATGTGGTTTTTGTTTCGTTTATTAACATTTCTTGATTGGATGCCATGATTTTTCGGGGAGAAGATAAACTTTCCCCTCGTCTTCTTcttgctttgatttttttttttgtaacgtcAATAAAAGAATGAAAATCTACAAATGATCCCACATAGGAAAGCTGACTGAGaatataattttgatgaattatGGTGATGTTGTTTGGGTTTCAAAGAGTTCCATAACCCTCCTACCAACTAATTTAAACGGCAAAACCCCATAAACCTTTTTTTGTTGCAAATAGCTTTGAGCTATATCAAATCTCATgggattgtttttgtttctcgGAAGCCTATGATCCAAATGATCCTGCTAACTATGGAGTCATTCAGGAATAACTGAAGCCCTCATTTGATCTTCTAGAAGATGCtggatttgaaaaagaaagaaaaaatcatcccggctgttgatgatgatgatcaagaAGAATTCAATGACATGAAGGAGAAAGATGACAAATTGTTGGAAAAGCCAAATGCTATTGACAAGAAACTTGAAGAAAAGCTAGCAGAGTAGGATCATACTTttggaaagaaaggaaaggTTCTAGAGAAAGAGATAAGAGATCTAGCAGAGGAAAGAAATGATTTgacagagaagaagagaagccctCTCTATAGAAAAGTATGTAAATGTATCAAGACGCTCTGTCtacaaaaaattatatataccgCATGTCCTTGAATTCATGGATCACATGCTTGTTGTGGGCGACTTTGATTCATGGGTATGGACTCCGAGGTTattctctttcaaaaaaaaaaaaaaaaaaggcttttaTAGATTTTATTAGACAATGGGcattgtgggaaaattagggaggtgcaaatagcatattggttatttgtaaaagtaagttggaggtgtATTAAGtgaggaggtccaaataccaatttcggaggtatgaatagaaactctcattATTTATTCATTATAAACTTTGATAGACACCCATATAGTTCTTAATTTCGTTTCAGCAAGAAGATGATCACATTCAAACTTCAAAGGCAGTTAATAAAGATGGATTGGGAGCCTAGGCTCCACAACTGCAACAAGTGGAAACTTCCTTAGTGTTGCCAATCCATAAACTTCATCCATGCTCAAATCCTCTGGCTTCATATTCTCAGGTAATTTCCAGTTGAATCCATGTAACATGTTGGCCAAGCAAGACCCAATCATTTTCAGGCCAAGGCTATAACCAGGGCACATTCTCCTTCCCGAACCAAATGGTAACAATTCAAAACTTTGTCCCTTCACATCGATTGCCTTGTTTCCCAGAAACCTCTCCGGATTGAACTCTTCTGGTGCATCCCACACTGAGGGGTCTCTTCCTATGCTCCATGTGTTTATGAACACTCTTGTCCCCTTAAGAATATCGAAACCAGCCACATTGCAATCTTGAAGAGCCAAATGTGGCGGAAGCAAAACAACCACAGGGTGTTTCCTCATTGTCTCTTTCATGATTGCGTCAACATAAGGAAGTTGTGGAATGTCTTTCTCTTccacccatctctctctcccaaTTACTCTGTCAAGCTCTTCGGTTGCCTTTCTAATGAGGTGTGGTTGTTTTATGAGTTCAGACATTGCCCACTCCAAAGTTGTTGCAGAGGTATCAGTCCCTCCTGCAATTAAGTCCTGATTTTTGAATGAACAAAATTAATAAAGCAACACTGGAGTTtataataattgaaaaacaagCAATAATATTGTTCTCTTTCTAGACGATCTGACTATGTTCAGCATGTTGTGATTAAGTAAACATTATCTATTAGATAAACTTATTCTTGTTCTAGCTAAATGTTCGGTCCAAATTCAAAGTCTAATATGCACGATTAATACTCATTTGATTGGAGAACGGCATGCAGCCACACATTTCATGTACCTGGATGAATGCCTTGACACTGTCATTGGTGAGCTTAACTTCGAGATCAGGATCATCAACAAGCTGCAACAGTAAATCCACCATGTCTTTGGCTACATAATCCTTCACTCCTTCACTCTTTGCCTTGTGTTCATCAAGCACATAATCATAAAATGGCTCCGATTTTTTCGTCAAGGCCTTCATTCGCTTTACGTACCCTTGCAAGTCCAAAAAATCGAGCCACGGTATCCAGTCCCCGATATTGAAAACCCCATTGAGCAAGAACACTTCATCTAACATCTCCTGAAATTCTTCGATCCTCATCACCGAACGCTGAAACTCAGGCTCCCTAAAGTACTCCTTCCCCATCACACATCTAGTCATAACGCTTAGAGTCAGGCGTGACAGATGCTCTTTCAGCATAACTGGCTTTTCCGGCAAGGCACACAGTCGTGAGATAAAAGAGCGAATTTCCTCAACACGGATGTACGCAAAGGACTCTAGCCTTTTCGAGCTGAATAGCTCAGAGAGGAAGATCTTGCGGCCTTGGCGCCAATATGGACCGTGAGGCGACCAAGTGATGTTGAGGTAGTTATAAGTGATATACTTGCCTGCTGCAGTTCGTGGTCTAGAGGCAAAGACATGATCATGTGTTTTCAGAAACTGTTTTGCCATTTCTGCAGTGGAAGCAACTACGACTGGGTAGGAGCCAAACTTGAGCTGCATTATAGGGCCATAAGTTTGGGATAGTTTGTGAAGGGATTGATGAGGGAGAGGACCATTGATGAGGTTGAGGTTACCAACAATAGGCCAGGGTTTTGGACCGGGTGGAAATTTCAGATTCAGTTTGCGTAGTTGGGAAAAGAAGATTTTTGATACAAGGGCCAGAAGGAATAGCCATGACAGGGTCAAAACAGCCCAAGAAACTGAAGCCTCCATGTATGTGAATCAGTTATGGTGAGAGTTTGGGACTTTGTGGTGGTCTTGCAGCTTGACGTTCACATTGAAAAGACTAGAGTACAGAATCAAGATGATAAGGGTTGCAGATCGCCTACACGTGTTGAGGATCTGATGGAGAGAAAGAAAATTTGTTAGTAGCTGATTACTATTAGTGGTCAAGTGCAATTAGAAGTGTGTTAAGCAATTAGGTCCTTTTGTAAACAATCAGAAAGATATCAAAGTAGCGTACTCTCAGTTTTATCTTTGCTTTCCTCTGTTTTTTCTTCGTCGACTTCAACCTTTCACCATCTTCATGAAAATCTTAACACATAtgacactacaagagaaaatgtcattggcgacaacccaaagttgtcgtaaaaagtcaaaatttctcGCTGAATTGAAAATGCGACGACTTTGGGTTGTCGTAACTAGTTGTCgccttatgtgttttactgattgtcaaaaaCAACGAAATTACACGGTTGTTGTTTTTTCAATATGCGACGCAATTAGTTCCTCGCATATCACAAATTGTGAGACTCACAAGTATGTTACCAAAAACTATATGCAAGACTTTatatttattactatttttaatATACAAGGCTTTGTTTACGTCGCATATTCCATATGCGGGGATTGGATGTTTGTTGCATTTTCAATAAGCGACGCAATTCATTCCTCGCATATAACATATTGCGAGACAAGTGAGTGTGTTACAGAATGCTATAAGCaagactttatatttgttacAATTTCTAATATACGAGACCTCGTTTACGTTGCATATTCCGTCTGCGAGGTTTATATGTTtgataaaaaatttatatgtgagacttttttttgttgcaaaaaatAATTGCGAGGTTTCATTTTTGTTACATATATTAATATGTGACACAAATGTATTTGTTGTAGAAAACTATATGCGAGGCTTTTTGTTTGTCTCCTATAATTTCGTCGAGGAACTAATTGCGTCGCATATTGAAAAAAAGACAACTGTGTAATTtcgtcgcttttgacaatcagtaaaacacataaaGCGACAACTAGTTGCGACAATCCAAAATTGCCGCATATTTAATTAAACGAGAAATTTAGTCTTTTTACGACAACTTTATAAAAACTTTTTACTTTTGTCATTC is a window from the Rosa chinensis cultivar Old Blush chromosome 2, RchiOBHm-V2, whole genome shotgun sequence genome containing:
- the LOC112190995 gene encoding trimethyltridecatetraene synthase, translating into MEASVSWAVLTLSWLFLLALVSKIFFSQLRKLNLKFPPGPKPWPIVGNLNLINGPLPHQSLHKLSQTYGPIMQLKFGSYPVVVASTAEMAKQFLKTHDHVFASRPRTAAGKYITYNYLNITWSPHGPYWRQGRKIFLSELFSSKRLESFAYIRVEEIRSFISRLCALPEKPVMLKEHLSRLTLSVMTRCVMGKEYFREPEFQRSVMRIEEFQEMLDEVFLLNGVFNIGDWIPWLDFLDLQGYVKRMKALTKKSEPFYDYVLDEHKAKSEGVKDYVAKDMVDLLLQLVDDPDLEVKLTNDSVKAFIQDLIAGGTDTSATTLEWAMSELIKQPHLIRKATEELDRVIGRERWVEEKDIPQLPYVDAIMKETMRKHPVVVLLPPHLALQDCNVAGFDILKGTRVFINTWSIGRDPSVWDAPEEFNPERFLGNKAIDVKGQSFELLPFGSGRRMCPGYSLGLKMIGSCLANMLHGFNWKLPENMKPEDLSMDEVYGLATLRKFPLVAVVEPRLPIHLY